The nucleotide sequence AGGGCGGCGGCGATGGTGTCGGTGCGGGTGTCCTGCCAGACGATGGCGTTGTAGTACGGGCGGCCGTTGCGCGGATCCCAGATCACCGTGGTCTCGCGCTGATTGGTGATGCCGATCGCGGCCAGGTCGGCGGGCGAGAGCCCGCCCGCGCGGAAGGCGTTCTGCATCACGGAGTTGGTGCGCTCGTAGATCTCCACCGGATCGTGCTCGACCCACCCCGCGCGCGGCAGGATCTGGCGGTGCTCGAGCTGGTACCGGGCCACCTCGTCGCCGTCGTGGTTGAAGATCATGAAGCGGGTGCTGGTGGTTCCCTGGTCCACCGCACCGACGAATTCCGGCATGATGCCGCCTCTCGTGGGTGGGGTCCGGCCCGGATCGGCTATTCGGGGGTCGGGGTGCGGCCCACCTCCGGTGTGGCCACCGGGAGGTAGCGGCTGATCAGGACCTTGTAGAGGGCGGCGCCGATCAGCCCTCCGACCAGCGGCCCCACGATCGGCACCCAGAAGTAGATGTCCCCGTACTGGTCCCGCCAGGCGCTGTGATAGCCGGTGAGGTAGCTGGCGAGCCGGGGGCCGAAGTCACGGGCCGGGTTGATGGCGTACCCCGCGTCGGCGCCCCACGCCATACCGATCGCGACCACGATCAGGCCGATGATGAGCGGCCCCAGATTGGCCTTGGGGGCCGAGTTCAGCAGATCGGTGACGGCGAAGATGAGCAGCACCAGGATCGCGGTGCCGATGATCTGGTCGCGCAGCGCGCCCCATTCGCTGACCGGAAGGGCGCCGTTGCCGGGGAGGGTGGAGAAGACGAACTGGGTCTTGAAGGTGTGCCCCGGGTCGGCGTGGCCCAGCACCTCGGTGTAGTTCCAGCGCACCAGCAGGGCCCCGACGAACGCGCCGAGCGTCTGGGCCCCCACGTAGGGCAGGACCTTGCTCCAGGGGAAGCCCTTGAAGGCCGCCAGGGAGACGGTGACCGCCGGGTTGATATGGGCCCCGCTGAGCCGCGCCGCCACATACACACCGAGGGTGACGCCCAGGCCCCAGGCCCAGGAGATGGAGTCGTGGTCACCGAGACCGCCCGGGGGCTTGGTGAGGGCGCCGCCGGCCACGACCTGGGCCACGACGCCGCAGCCGAAGAGGATCAGCACCATGGTGCCCGCGAACTCCGCGCAGAGTTCGCCGAGCAGTGCCGACCTCGGATGGTTCGCCTTCGGGGCAGCCTTCGGGTCAGTCATGCGCCCATCCTGGGCGCGCGGCGGAACGGCGGCCCGTCTTGCTGGGCCGTCCGGGGCACGGACGGTCATGGACGGTCATGGACGGGTTGGGAAGCGAATCATCGACGGGTCATGGACGGCGAAAGCCGGTCTGTACGGATCAGGGTGCGGCCCTGTACCAAGGTCAGGACACCATCACCCATCGCCCTCCAGCGGAAACAGGACGACACGGATGCCGACCACCCAAGCCCCGACGAACTGGGCCGGGAACATCACCTTCTCCGCCGCCCGGCTGCACCACCCGGACACCGTCGACGAGCTGCGGCGGATCGTCCGCTCCGCCGACCGGGTGCGGGTGCTCGGCACGGGCCACTCCTTCAACCGCATCGCCGACACCGAGGGCGATCTGGTGAACCTGGACCGGCTGCCGCACCGGGTGGAGATCGACCCCGGGAAGCGCACCGCGACCATCGCGGCGGGCATGCGCTACGCCCATGTGGCCCAGGCCCTGCACGCGGAGGGCCTGGCGCTGGCCAACCTCGCCTCGCTGCCGCACATCACGGTCGCGGGGGCCTGTGCCACCGCCACCCATGGCTCGGGGAGCGCCCAGCAGTGTCTGGCGGCGGCGGTCGCGGGGCTGGAGATCGTCGGCCCCGACGGCGAGGTGACCCGGATGGACCGGGACGCGGACCGGGACCGGCTGAACGGGGCCGTGGTCGGGCTCGGCGGACTGGGCGTCGTCACCGCCATGACGCTGGACATCGAGCCCACCTACGACGTGGCCCAGTGGGTGTGGACCGGGCTTCCGCTGGACCGGCTGGACGACAGCTTCGAGGAGATCTTCGGCGCCGCCTACAGCGTCAGCGTCTTCACCGACTGGCACTCGGGCGAGGGGGTGGTGTGGCTGAAGTGCCGCACCGATCTGCCCGATCCCCCGGAGCCCGGGCAGCCGTGGCTGGGGGCCGTCCCGGCCGACCGCCACCACCACCCGGTGCCCGCGATGCCGCCGCTGCACTGCACCGAGCAGTTGGGCGCGCCGGGGCCGTGGCATGAGCGGCTGCCGCACTTCCGCCCGGACTTCACCCCCAGCAACGGCGATGAGCTGCAGTCGGAGCTGCTGCTGCCGCGCGAGGCCGCCTCGGCGGCGTTCGCCGCGCTGCGCGGCCTCGGCGACCGGATCGCGCCCGTGGTGCAGGTGTCCGAGGTCCGTACGGTCGCGGCGGACGAGTTGTGGCTGAGCCCCGCGTACGGCCGGGACAGCGTCGCCTTCCACTTCACCTGGGTCCCCGACCACGAGGCGGTGATCGAGGTGGTGGCCGCGATGGAGGAGGCGCTGCTGCCGCTGGGGGCACGGCCGCACTGGGGCAAGCTGACGACGGCCGCCCCCGAGCGGGTCCTCTCCTCGTACGACCGGGCCGCCGACTTCGCACGGCTGCTGGCCGAGTACGACCCGGCGGGGAAGTTCCGCAACGCCTATCTGGACGGCTACTTCCCCACCGGGTGACCCCGTTCCCCACCAGGTGACCCCGTCGCCCCGCCCGGGCGGGGCGTCAGGGGCCGGTCCTCAGCCGGTCCAGGACCATTCGGCGACCTCGGGCATATCGGTGCCGTGCTCGCGGATCCAGGCGTGGTGGCGGGTGCGGGCGTCCTGCATCCGCTGCCGTACGGCCACGGCGCGCCCCGCGAGCCCCGGGGTCCGGTCGATGACGTCCATCACCAGCCGGAAGCGGTCCATATCGTTGCGGACCACCATGTCGAACGGTGTGGTCGTGGTGCCCATCTCCTTGTAGCCGCGCACATGGAGGTGCGGGTGGACGGCCCGGCGGTAGGACAGCCGGTGCACCAGCCACGGATATCCGTGGTAGGCGAAGATCACCGGCCGGTCGCGGGTGAACAGGGCGTCGAACTCGTGGTCCGGCATCCCGTGCGGATGCTCCTCCTTCGGCAGCAGCCGGGTCATGTCGACGACGTTGACCACGCGCACGGCCACGTCGGGCAGATGGCGGCGGAGGATTCCGGCCGCCGCGACGACCTCCTGGGTGGGCACATCGCCCGCGCCGGCCAGCACCACGTCCGGCTCCCCCGCGCCGTTCTCGGTACCGGCCCAGTCCCAGGTTCCGGCGCCGCGGGCACAGTGGGCGCGCGCCTGGTCGAGATCGAGCCAGTCGAAGCAGGGCTGTTTGCCCGCGACGACGACATTGACGTAGTCGCGGGTGCGCAGGACATGATCGGCCACGCTGAGCAGGGTGTTGGTGTCCGGCGGCAGATAGACGCGCACGACCTCCGGGCTCTTGTTGAGCACATGGTCGACGAAACCGGGGTCCTGGTGCGAGAAGCCGTTGTGGTCCTGGCGCCACACATGCGAGGTCAGCAGATAGTTGAGCGAGGCCACGGGGCGCCGCCACGGCAGTGAGCGGGACACCTTCAGCCATTTGATGTGCTGGTTGACCATGGAGTCGATGATGTGCACGAACGCCTCGTAGCAGGAGAAGAGACCGTGCCGCCCGGTCAGCAGATAGCCCTCCAGCCAGCCCTGGCAGAGGTGCTCGGAGAGGATCTCCATGACCCGGCCGCTCCGGCTGAGGTGCTCATCGGTGGGCAGGACGGACTCCTGCCACGCCTTGCCGGTGGCGCGGAAGAGGCCCTCCAGCCGGTTGGAGGCGGTCTCGTCGGGGCCGACCACCCTGAAGTCGCGGCGGGCGGCGGTGTCCTCCATGACCTTCTCCAGCAGCCCGCCGAGGACCCGGGTCGGCTCGTGCAGGGTCGCACCGGGCTTGTCCACGGGGACCGCGTACCGCTCCAGGGCGGGCAGGGGCAGCGAGCGCAGCAGCAGCCCGCCGTTGGCGTGCGGATTGGCGCCCAGGCGGCGGTCGCCCTCCGGGACCTCGGCCAGAAGCGCCGGCCGGGGCCGCCCGTCGGCGTCGAAGAGCTCCTCGGGGCGGTACGAACGCAGCCAGCGCTCCAGCTGCCGCAGATGCTCCGGGTTCTCGCGGACGCCCGGCAGGGGAACCTGGTGGGCGCGCCAGGTGCCCT is from Streptomyces hygroscopicus and encodes:
- a CDS encoding FAD-binding protein; the encoded protein is MPTTQAPTNWAGNITFSAARLHHPDTVDELRRIVRSADRVRVLGTGHSFNRIADTEGDLVNLDRLPHRVEIDPGKRTATIAAGMRYAHVAQALHAEGLALANLASLPHITVAGACATATHGSGSAQQCLAAAVAGLEIVGPDGEVTRMDRDADRDRLNGAVVGLGGLGVVTAMTLDIEPTYDVAQWVWTGLPLDRLDDSFEEIFGAAYSVSVFTDWHSGEGVVWLKCRTDLPDPPEPGQPWLGAVPADRHHHPVPAMPPLHCTEQLGAPGPWHERLPHFRPDFTPSNGDELQSELLLPREAASAAFAALRGLGDRIAPVVQVSEVRTVAADELWLSPAYGRDSVAFHFTWVPDHEAVIEVVAAMEEALLPLGARPHWGKLTTAAPERVLSSYDRAADFARLLAEYDPAGKFRNAYLDGYFPTG
- a CDS encoding MIP family channel protein, with protein sequence MTDPKAAPKANHPRSALLGELCAEFAGTMVLILFGCGVVAQVVAGGALTKPPGGLGDHDSISWAWGLGVTLGVYVAARLSGAHINPAVTVSLAAFKGFPWSKVLPYVGAQTLGAFVGALLVRWNYTEVLGHADPGHTFKTQFVFSTLPGNGALPVSEWGALRDQIIGTAILVLLIFAVTDLLNSAPKANLGPLIIGLIVVAIGMAWGADAGYAINPARDFGPRLASYLTGYHSAWRDQYGDIYFWVPIVGPLVGGLIGAALYKVLISRYLPVATPEVGRTPTPE
- a CDS encoding phosphoketolase; this translates as MPDVPTTTGSPDSSTGSPDSGLGDDRIRALDAHWRAANYLAAGQIYLLANPLLTEPLRPDHIKPRLLGHWGTSPGLNLVHTHLNRVIKDRDLDAICVWGPGHGGAAVLAGSWLDGSYSEIYPDVSRDAAGMARLFRQFSFPGGVPSHVAPETPGSIHEGGELGYSLAHAYGAALDNPGLLVACVIGDGEAETGPLAGSWHANKFLDPVHDGAVLPILHLNGYKIANPTVLARLPRPELDELLRGYGHEPIHVAGDEPLAVHRAMAHALDEALDRIALLQHTAREEGITERPRWPVIVLRTPKGWTGPEVVDGLPVEGTWRAHQVPLPGVRENPEHLRQLERWLRSYRPEELFDADGRPRPALLAEVPEGDRRLGANPHANGGLLLRSLPLPALERYAVPVDKPGATLHEPTRVLGGLLEKVMEDTAARRDFRVVGPDETASNRLEGLFRATGKAWQESVLPTDEHLSRSGRVMEILSEHLCQGWLEGYLLTGRHGLFSCYEAFVHIIDSMVNQHIKWLKVSRSLPWRRPVASLNYLLTSHVWRQDHNGFSHQDPGFVDHVLNKSPEVVRVYLPPDTNTLLSVADHVLRTRDYVNVVVAGKQPCFDWLDLDQARAHCARGAGTWDWAGTENGAGEPDVVLAGAGDVPTQEVVAAAGILRRHLPDVAVRVVNVVDMTRLLPKEEHPHGMPDHEFDALFTRDRPVIFAYHGYPWLVHRLSYRRAVHPHLHVRGYKEMGTTTTPFDMVVRNDMDRFRLVMDVIDRTPGLAGRAVAVRQRMQDARTRHHAWIREHGTDMPEVAEWSWTG